CGGCCAGCGCGGCCTGGGTGCGCTCGATCTCCGCGCGGGCGCTCTCCTCGGCAGCGCGCTGGGCCTCAGCGGCAGCCTCGGCGGCTTCAGCGGCCGCCTGGGCAGCCTGCTCGGCAGCAACACGGAGGTCGTTGGCCTCGACCGCAGCCAGCTCGGCCGCGGTGCGCAGCTCAGCCTGCTCGGCCGCGATCTGCTCGGCGGCCGTGCGGGCGACGGTGGCGGCCTCGAGCTCACCGGCCAGACCCTTGACCTGCGCGTGCGCGGCCTGCTGCTCGACCCGCGCCTCGGCCGCCGCAGCCGCCTGCTCGCGGGCGTGCTGCTCGGCGGCCTCACGCTGCGAGGCTGCGTGCTCGGCCATTGCGGCCTGGTTCAGTCCGGACTTCTCGGCGACTTCCCGGTCCGCGAGCGCCTTCGCCGCGGCCTCTGCCTGGGCAGCCGCGGCCTCCTCGGCTGCGGCGCGTGCAGCAGCAGCGGCCTCGGCGGCCTGCTCGGCTGCGGTGCGCGCCTCGTGAGCGGACGCGGCAGCATCTGCGTGACCTGTGGCAGCGGCGTCCGCGGCGATGCGGGCGTCCGCGGCAGTGCGCGTGGCCTCGGCGAGCTCGGCAACCGACTCGCGGGCCGTCGCTTCTGCCTCGGCGGCCTGCGCAGCGTTGAGGTGAGCTTCCTTGGCCGAGGTCTCGGCGGCGAGCCGCAGCTCCTTCTCGGCGTGGGCGTGACCGGTGATCTCGCGCACGGCGACCTCGGCCGCGGCGCGCGCGACCTGCGCCTCCGAGGCCATCCGGGCCTGCTCCTTGGCGGCCTTCTCAGCCGCGAGGCGTGCCTCGTGGGCCTCGGCAACGGCCTGCTCAGCCAGGTGACGCGCCTCGGCGAGCTCGGCAGTCGCTGCCTCGGCGGCGGTGCGCGCCTGCTCTGCCTCGGTGACCTGGATCTGGAGCTCCTCGAGCCGGTGCGTCAGCTCGAGCTCGGCGTTCTCCCGGCCACGTGCCAGATCGGCGAGCGCACGCTCGGCAGCCTCGCGGGCGGCGTACGCCTCCTCGGCGCGAGCGGCCAGGGTGGTCGCGCGGATCTCCGCCTCCTGGCGGGCCATGATCGCGGCGGACGCGGCCTGCTCGGACGCGATGCGCTCCGCGGACTGCTCCTGGGCGGACCGCTCAGCGGCCTCACGCAGGGTCTGGGCGCGCTCGGCGGCCTGGGTGGCGGCGAACGCGCGGTCGTTGGCCTCGTCGACGGTCAGCTCGCCGCCGCGCTTGCGGCGCCAGAACGAACCGCCGGACTCAGCGAGGTCCAACGGGGGAAGGTCAGGAGAAGCCATGTGGCAAAGGCTATCGGGACTTTCCGGTCAACGTCCTAGGCTTCGGGCATGGCCCTCGACACGTCTCTGGAGTCCCCGGCACCCGTCCGCCAGATCGCACAGGCCATCTCGGGGTGGGTGGACCGGCTCGGCGCGGTGTGGGTGGAGGGCCAGGTGGCCCAGGTCAACCGGCGCCAGGGCATGAGCACGGTCTTCATGGTGCTGCGCGATCCGGTGGCTGACATCTCCATCTCGGTGACCTGTTCGCGCACGCTCTACGACAGCCTCAATCCCCCGGTCGTGGAGGGCGCGGGCGTCATCATCCACGCGAAGCCGTCGTTCTACGCGACCCGCGGCACGATGTCCCTCTACGCACGCGACATCCGCATGGTCGGGCTCGGCGAGCTCCTCGCGCGGCTCGAACGCCGCCGCCAGCTGCTCGCCGCCGAGGGGCTCTTCGCGCCCGAGCTCAAGCGCCCGCTGCCGTTCCTGCCCGGCACGGTCGGCCTGATCACCGCCCCCAACTCGGCCGCCGAACGCGACGTACTCGAGAACGCGCGCCGACGCTGGCCCGCGGTCCGCTTCGAGGTCGCGTACGCCGCGATGCAGGGACCGCGCGCCACGACGGAGAACATCGAGGCCCTCGAACGCCTCGACCGCGACCCGGCGGTCGACGTCATCGTCATCGCGCGCGGCGGAGGCTCGGTCGAGGACCTGCTTCCGTTCAGCGACGAGGCACTGATCCGCGCCGTGCATCGCGCCCACACCCCGGTGGTGTCCGCGATCGGGCACGAGCCCGACCAGCCGTTGCTCGACCTCGTCGCCGACTTCCGCGCATCGACACCGACCGACGCCGCCAAGCACGTCGTGCCCGACATGAGCGAGGAGGTCAGTCGGCTCGCGGTCGCCCGCGACCGGCTCCACCGCGCCGTCACCGCGCGCCTGCAGCGTGAGCAGGCACAGCTCGAGAGCCTGCGGTCGCGACCGTCGCTGGCCGACCCGCACAGCCTCTTCAACAGCCGCGGTAGCGATGTCGACGACATCGTTGCCCGCGCCCGCCGGGCTCTCGGGCACCGCCTGGACCGGGCCGGTGATGACATCGGCCACCAGCGCGCCCGCGCCCGCGCGCTCTCTCCGCTGGCCACCTTGCAGCGTGGCTACGCGGTGCTCCAGGACGAGCGGGGCCACGTCGTCACTACGGTGGGTGCCGTCGCGGAGGGTGCTGGTGTGAGCATCCGCGTCGCCGATGGCCGGATCGGCGCGACCGTCACGTCAACCACCGTCACGTCAACAGCATCGAGCGAAGGAACCCGCGCATGAGCGACCAGGCTGCCCTCGAGGGCCTCTCCTACGAGGAGTCCCGCGACGAGCTCGTCGACACGGTCCGCCGGCTCGAGGCGGGCGGCACCACGCTCGAGGAGTCGCTGGCCCTGTGGGAGCGCGGCGAGGCACTCGCACAGCGCTGCCAGGAGTGGCTCGACGGTGCGCGCAAGCGGCTGGACGCGGTGCTCGAGGCCCGCGAAGGATCAGTCGACGACGAGTGAGGCTGCGAAGGCCTTGACCTCCGCAGCGGGCGCTGACCCGAAGACGAGCACCGTGGCGCCATCGATCTTCGTGGTGAAGGCGGTGTCGTCGCCGTCCACCTTCCAGCCCTCCCACTCCAGGTTCATCGTCCCGCCCAGGCCGGTGCTGCCTTCCGGCTCGCCCTCCTCGTCGACGTACTCCTCGATGAGGTCCTGCTCGGGCATGACCGCCTGCCGCAGGCCGATGTACTTCTCGTCGTCGGTGAGGATGTCGAGCTCCCACGCGAGGTGCTCCGCGGAGAAGACCGCGCGACGGGCGATCCAGCCCTCGGGCAGCGTGGGCGGGTAGACCGGGTCGAGGTCGTCGCCCTGCTGGAGGGCCTCGACGGTCTGCAGGTAGTCCACGGCCTCGGGCCTGACGATGAGCTCGTCGCGGTTCACCGCCCGGAAGGCCACGAAAACGATGATGACGAGGAGCGTCACGATCATCGCGCCGACCATGCCGGCTGCACTGCGCTGGTAGCGACCACTTCCCTGACTCACGGGGTCATCCTCGCAAGCGGCGGCCCATCCCGGGCATTCGGGTCGTGTCCCGGTTGGACCTGCTCCGGATCGGGCGTCTCTCGGCAGCGCGATCGGAGCCACGGACCGGCCTGAGCCGATACGATCAGCACCATGCCTGAGAACCCTCCCGCAGACCTGTCCGTCGCTCCGACCTCCCCTGACCGCAACCTCGCCCTCGAGCTGGTTCGCGTCACCGAGGCCGCTGCGATGGCGGCCGGACGGTGGAGCGGTCGCGGCGACAAGAACGGCGCCGACGGCGTCGCTGTCAACGCGATGCGCGTGATGATCTCCAGCATCGGCATGAACGGCACCGTGGTCATCGGCGAGGGCGAGAAGGACGACGCCCCGATGCTCTTCAACGGCGAGCAGGTCGGCGACGGCACCGGCCCCGAGTGCGACGTCGCTGTCGACCCGATCGACGGCACGACGCTCGCTGCCAAGGGCATGAACAACGCCATTGCCGTGCTCGCTGTCGCCCCGCGCGGCACGATGTACGACCCCTCGGCCGTCTTCTACATGGAGAAGCTGGTCACCGGTCCCGAGGCAGCCGACGTCGTCGACATCCGGCTCTCCGTCGCTGAGAACATCGCGCTGGTCGCCAAGGCCAAGGGCGTCGCCGCCGAGGACGTGACCGTGGTCCTGCTGGACCGCCCCCGCCACGACAAGATCGCCGAGGAGGTCCGCGCGACGGGCGCCCGCATCAAGTTCATCGCCGACGGTGACGTGGCCGGCGCGATCATGGCCGCCATGCCCGACACCGGCATCGACCTGCTGCTCGGCATCGGCG
This genomic interval from Nocardioides cavernaquae contains the following:
- a CDS encoding exodeoxyribonuclease VII small subunit; this encodes MSDQAALEGLSYEESRDELVDTVRRLEAGGTTLEESLALWERGEALAQRCQEWLDGARKRLDAVLEAREGSVDDE
- a CDS encoding DUF4245 domain-containing protein encodes the protein MSQGSGRYQRSAAGMVGAMIVTLLVIIVFVAFRAVNRDELIVRPEAVDYLQTVEALQQGDDLDPVYPPTLPEGWIARRAVFSAEHLAWELDILTDDEKYIGLRQAVMPEQDLIEEYVDEEGEPEGSTGLGGTMNLEWEGWKVDGDDTAFTTKIDGATVLVFGSAPAAEVKAFAASLVVD
- the glpX gene encoding class II fructose-bisphosphatase; its protein translation is MPENPPADLSVAPTSPDRNLALELVRVTEAAAMAAGRWSGRGDKNGADGVAVNAMRVMISSIGMNGTVVIGEGEKDDAPMLFNGEQVGDGTGPECDVAVDPIDGTTLAAKGMNNAIAVLAVAPRGTMYDPSAVFYMEKLVTGPEAADVVDIRLSVAENIALVAKAKGVAAEDVTVVLLDRPRHDKIAEEVRATGARIKFIADGDVAGAIMAAMPDTGIDLLLGIGGTPEGIIAACAMKCLGGTIQARLWPKDDEERQRAIDAGHNLDPDFVLHTDDLVTGDDCFFVATGITDGELMRGVHYRAGGATTDSLVMRSRSGTIRRITSQHRLSKLRAYSAIDFEH
- the xseA gene encoding exodeoxyribonuclease VII large subunit; this translates as MALDTSLESPAPVRQIAQAISGWVDRLGAVWVEGQVAQVNRRQGMSTVFMVLRDPVADISISVTCSRTLYDSLNPPVVEGAGVIIHAKPSFYATRGTMSLYARDIRMVGLGELLARLERRRQLLAAEGLFAPELKRPLPFLPGTVGLITAPNSAAERDVLENARRRWPAVRFEVAYAAMQGPRATTENIEALERLDRDPAVDVIVIARGGGSVEDLLPFSDEALIRAVHRAHTPVVSAIGHEPDQPLLDLVADFRASTPTDAAKHVVPDMSEEVSRLAVARDRLHRAVTARLQREQAQLESLRSRPSLADPHSLFNSRGSDVDDIVARARRALGHRLDRAGDDIGHQRARARALSPLATLQRGYAVLQDERGHVVTTVGAVAEGAGVSIRVADGRIGATVTSTTVTSTASSEGTRA